atctccATTGGGCTGAAGGCAGCTGAGCCCCATCGCGTGTCCAGCTgacatttattatttactttccTCGAGCTCCTTGTTTCGTCCCACACCCCCACagctgtatatatatatatatatctatatatttatatatgtataggCACAttcagcctcctgctgctttcccaaCCCAACGCTTCTGCTCCGTGCGCCGGGGGGGttgggaagggaaaagcaaaaccaggGGGAGGGTGGGGGAAGAACGGAGGCAGCAAatggggggggggcacagaACCAGGGGTCCCCTGAGgtcacagctcagctccagcccaCAGGAGGGGAAGTTGGACCCTGGGGGGGGGGTCAGCAGGAGGGAAGCAGCAATAGAGCAGCAAGGAGAGGCCCCTcatccctccttccccccccagccccacacgtggtgctcagggctctggggctggggggagcagccacagccccacggcagccatggggcagggCAGCGGGGGTCCCACCGATGCTCAGGGAGGGGGGCTCCGTCCGCAGCAAGGTGCAGGATGGCGTTAATCAAAGCCGTGCCAGTCGCTCTGCTCCGAGTCGTACTCCAACTCAGCCCCCACGCAGCGCACCCCATCCAGCAGCATTGGGGTGCCGTGGTGTCGGTctgtggggtggaggggggggggacaAAGGGAACGGGCACAGGGGTCACATCCCATCGACTGTCCTCCCATCAGCATGGGGGAGAGCCGGGTCAGCAGCTGGGCTGCCAGGTCTACCCATTGGGTTGTAGTGGGAGCACACGGCTGCCAGGTCTACCCATTGAGTTGTATTGGGAGCACAAGGCTGCCAGGTCTACACATTGCGTTGTAGTGGGAACACACAGCTGCCAGGTCTACCCATTGGGTTGTATtgggagcacacagctgcaAGGTCTACCCATTGAGTTGTATTGGGAGCACAAGGCTGCCAGGTCTACACATTGCGTTGTATTGGGAAGATACTGGGCTGCCAGGTCTACCCATTGGGTTGTATTGGGAGTACACGGCTGCCAGGTCTACCCATTGGGTTGTATTGGGAGCATGCAGCTGCCAGGTCTACCCATTGAGTTGTACTGGGGAGGTACCACGGTTTCAAAATCCAACGAACCACACAAAGCCCACAGACCCCACCAAAGCCCAGGACATGAACCCCAGGCGGACGTCCTCAGCCCTTACCCATGACACGTGCTTGCACCACCACCTTAAGGCAGGAGCCATCCCCGGTCTCGCTGGCCAGGAGCATCTCCTCCTTCAGCACCCCCTCCTTGTGAGCCGTGTACTCACACCTCACACTGTAGCCTGGAAACGaggaaataaaaccacagagatgtggcactggggggaGATGATGgtcagcaggcacagcagggagGGGATCTCAGAGGTGTTCTCTGACCCCAACGTCTGCTGGGGGTCACCCTGTGCCCATGgatgggcagggatggggctgggctcAAGGGACGCACACACAGCAGTGGTGGGGATGGAGTGTTTACCTTCAGGCACCGCAGTGACACCGAGGACTTTGAGGTTGGGGTTGGGCAGGGGCAGAGCACACACGTCCCTCCCCAGCCGCTGCGATGGGGGCAGCAGGAAGGTGATCTCATACTTGTGCAGGATCTTCAGGAAGCCGACCTGGAGGGGCACAGCGGCTCTTGGGACCGAatccccaccccacagctcctccCGTGGTGTAAGGACCCCTGAGAGCCATCAGCCCCGGGTGTAAGGACCCACTGGGGGCACCTCCAGCAGCCACGCACCGACCCCAAAGCCACCATGGGGACAGAAGGGGACAACCCTCAGCCCGGGTGATGCGAGGACACCAACCCTGTGGATGACGTGAGCACACGGAGCTGTGCCACTGGGACCTGGGCACCGTGTGTAGGGCACGCgtggcacccacagcacccacatcCACCACTGAGCGACCCACAGCAATTGATGTGGTCTACCCATTGGGTTGTATTGGGAGCATATAGCTGCCAGGTCTACCCATTGGGTTGTATTGGGAACACGCAGCTGCCAGGTCTACCCACTGAGTTGTATTGGGAGGGCACAAGGCTGCCAGGTCTACCCATTGGGTTGTATTGGGAGGGCACAGCTGCCAGGTCTACCCATTGGGTTGTATTGGAAGGACACTGGACTGCCAGGTCTACCCATTGGGTTGTATTGGGAGGGCACTGAGCTGCCAGGTCTACCCATTGGGTTGTATTGGGAGCACACTGGGCTGCAATTCACATCACCCTGCTTCATGTGACACCTGGGCACCACGGAGCCCTCTGTTTCCCTAGGAAAGGGGACGGGGCCCCGTGGCGCAGCCTTGGGGACACCCAGCtcccccgtcccccccccctccaggACCCCGCAGCGCAGCACTgccccccacagccctgccaggaCCTTGACGAGGACGTGGCCGTCCCTCTCCTGCGTCACCATCACGGCCGAGTCTCTCAGCTTCTCATCGAAGTGGACGTGGCCGGGGTTCCCCTCGCTGGGCTGGCTGGGGGCGAAGCGCACGGCGCCCGCCTTCGCCTTGCTGCCTGTGTGGGGATGGATGGGAAAACGGCTCCTCAGCAGCTCCCCAATGAGCCGCAGCCCCACGGGCACGAATGGCACACGGGGGATCCCCCCTCCAGGCTCCGCTCGGGGAAGGACCAAAGCAAGCAGCCCCAAAGCGCTGCCACGCCGCAGCGGAACACAGCGCACAGCTCAGCTCCGAGGGGACACAGCCGTGCCCAAACCCCCACAGTGCCCACGAGGGACCAGGACCCCCCCGCAGCAAAGCCCCCTCCCTTGTGTGGTCGCACGCCCATCTGGCAGCAGGAGGCGAGCAGATTGCCTCCCGCTTCAAGAAAAGGCTCTTTGTGCTGCCAACGGCGGCGATGCAGAGTGAATAACTCGGCGTTGTCGGGGTTGGCAGGGGAGTGCTGAGCCCTGCGGGGGCAGAGGGGGAtcggggaggggatggggaccCCGATGCGGCCCCCCTACGCACAGCCGTGCGTTTGCAATGTCATATAACACACAGGGGGCACGGAGTGCGGCACGAGGGCTGCTGATGCATCCATGGGGATGTGCCCACGGGGAGCCATTGGGGAAGTgccacccagcacagcagccccaaaagcatcagaaaaggcCCAAATACCCAACAGGGGCACAACCAGAACTGCAGGGCGGGGCTGCGTGGGGTCGTGCCAGCATCGAAATGGGATGGGGGTGCAATGGAACCACGCGGCCCGAGCGCCAAGCGGCAGTGCCAACTGCACCCCTGCTCCGGCACGGGGCAGAGCGGAGCCACTCGGGGCTGCTCCATCCCACCCGGGGTTCAGGGATTGCCAGCAGCCCCTGGGTGCCCACGGGGCAGCACCACGCTCCCACGCTCCATGAGCATCACACAGCGAGCGTCGCCACTTCACATCCAGGGCCACCACgcagcccagcactgagtgCCGCCCTCCAGTATGGCATCCTCAAGCCAG
Above is a window of Lagopus muta isolate bLagMut1 unplaced genomic scaffold, bLagMut1 primary scaffold_189, whole genome shotgun sequence DNA encoding:
- the CUNH20orf27 gene encoding UPF0687 protein C20orf27 homolog; amino-acid sequence: MAAANKGSKAKAGAVRFAPSQPSEGNPGHVHFDEKLRDSAVMVTQERDGHVLVKVGFLKILHKYEITFLLPPSQRLGRDVCALPLPNPNLKVLGVTAVPEGYSVRCEYTAHKEGVLKEEMLLASETGDGSCLKVVVQARVMDRHHGTPMLLDGVRCVGAELEYDSEQSDWHGFD